In Akkermansia muciniphila, the DNA window CCGTCGCCGCCGCGTGTGCCTGAGATGCGATTACCGCTACACGACCTATGAGCAGATCGAACGCACGGAGCTGCGCGTGGTGAAGAGGGATAACCTGCGGGAAGCCCTGAACCGCGAAAAGATTTTGCGCGGCCTGGTGAAAGCCTGTGAAAAGAGGCCCGTGAGCATGGACCGCCTGGACCGCGCCGTGGAAGAAATCATTTCCGAATTGCACCGCGACCATTTGCGCGAAGTCCCCTCCAGCGAGATCGGCAAAAAAGTGATTGAAAAACTTTACGCCATCGATCCCGTCGCTTACATCCGCTACGTGTCCGTGTACCGCCAGTTTTCCAATGTGGAGGAGTTCATCCAGGAGATCACGCAGATGCGCCACCAGACGCTGATTGATCCCCTCCAGCGCAAGCTTCCCATCCTTTAAGTTCCTTATCTTTTCAT includes these proteins:
- the nrdR gene encoding transcriptional regulator NrdR, yielding MRCVQCGHLEDKVIDSRMSKDGTTIRRRRVCLRCDYRYTTYEQIERTELRVVKRDNLREALNREKILRGLVKACEKRPVSMDRLDRAVEEIISELHRDHLREVPSSEIGKKVIEKLYAIDPVAYIRYVSVYRQFSNVEEFIQEITQMRHQTLIDPLQRKLPIL